In Mustela nigripes isolate SB6536 chromosome 2, MUSNIG.SB6536, whole genome shotgun sequence, a single window of DNA contains:
- the PP2D1 gene encoding protein phosphatase 2C-like domain-containing protein 1, whose translation MADFRMVYKIYISEKMTDIFYRVFWKSREWNEGKSTFESESDISLSLRRRCSRRKKKDRPSGDSEDHEEKHDQPMTVPCSICKREIDLPDVFLHKKQHVALATLGFQWISTKKPTLPLVSIERQFMITKLLSFSIFTEKVLQSINNAFELLWKKQIPAYYKIIDNIHRSSICSQAICHGLIKGVAICEDRNSTWKADMNDKFTVVNNFGNKPDVCFFGLFDGHHGASAAGLTSMELPILLLHQLSRFDPSYQMTPEEQNVIKSFHTVFREEYIAIEELFSSIKKKRKKLKCEYENIHKAFAKAFWRMDRLLRLGRNEVSRVRWSGCSVVTCILEGNIKKPCTEKNWKINKADDLAKSFPSQMMPRIMSGVLHIANTGNVQAILCRNGRGFCITKEHTTRNITERRRLLQNGAMISSNEPYGLLEGQIKTTRGLGFHGNLKLKKSIIPAPQTISVPIDDVCQFLILATNGLWEVLDTKEVTALAMTIFQVYKEAYYSNTQNQSLPSKEPFPIYEPSNSVSESNIHILFQYKPESTEGVSTINSKENLFDSTCSNPKNEQRFLPEMSNHDLYSEKVINGPTSVDEVSKNSSEKEPCTESFYEGAAKYISHELVSAALVAGSRDNITVMVILLKGIEYQFLTDKR comes from the exons ATGGCAGATTTTAGGATGGTCtacaaaatttacatttcagaaaaGATGACAGATATATTTTATAG AGTGTTTTGGAAATCAAGGGAATGGAATGAGGGAAAATCAACATTTGAATCAGAAAGTGACATCTCACTTTCATTGAGAAGAAGGTGTtctagaaggaagaagaaggacaGACCATCAGGAGACTCTGAAGACCATGAAGAGAAGCATGACCAACCGATGACAGTTCCCTGTTCCATATGCAAGCGCGAAATTGATCTACCTGATGTTTTCCTCCATAAAAAGCAGCATGTGGCTCTGGCCACCCTGGGGTTTCAATGGATAAGTACAAAGAAACCAACACTTCCACTGGTTTCCATTGAGAGACAGTTTATGATCACTAAACTATTGTCATTTTCTATATTCACTGAAAAAGTCCTCCAGAGCATTAATAATGCTTTTGAACTACTTTGGAAGAAACAAATACCAGCATACTATAAGATCATCGATAACATTCACAGGAGTTCCATATGTTCTCAAGCAATCTGTCATGGATTGATTAAAGGTGTAGCCATTTGTGAAGACAGAAATTCTACATGGAAAGCTGACATGAATGATAAATTCACTGTCGTGAATAACTTTGGCAATAAACCTgatgtgtgtttttttggtttgtttgatgGACATCATGGCGCTTCAGCAGCAGGCTTGACTTCAATGGAACTCCCAATTTTACTTCTCCATCAACTTTCCAGATTTGATCCTTCCTACCAAATGACTCCTGAAGAGCAAAATGTAATCAAATCCTTTCACACGGTATTTAGGGAAGAATACATAGCTATAGAAGAACTTTTTTCctccataaagaaaaagagaaaaaagttgaaaTGTGAGTATGAAAACATACACAAAGCCTTTGCGAAAGCCTTTTGGAGAATGGACAGGCTTTTACGTCTTGGAAGGAATGAAGTGTCCAGGGTTCGATGGAGTGGCTGTTCCGTAGTTACTTGTATATTGGAAGGCAATATTAAAAAACCCTGTActgaaaagaactggaaaatcaataaAGCTGATGACTTGGCAAAGAGTTTCCCTTCCCAGATGATGCCACGAATAATGTCTGGAGTACTCCATATTGCAAACACTG GTAATGTACAAGCAATCTTATGCAGAAATGGAAGAGGCTTTTGCATAACCAAAGAACACACTACGCGAAACATAACCGAAAGAAGAAGACTACTTCAGAATGGAGCAATGATCAGTTCAAATGAACCATATGGGCTCCTAGAAgggcaaataaaaaccacacgaGGACTTGGATTTCATGGAAATCTCAAACTGAAAAAATCTATTATACCAGCACCTCAAACGATCTCTGTCCCTATTGATGACGTATGCCAATTCCTTATCTTAGCTACTAATGGACTCTGGGAAGTTTTGGATACAAAGGAAGTCACTGCACTGGCAATGACAATATTTCAAGTATATAAAGAAGCCTATTATTCTAACACACAAAATCAATCTTTACCATCCAAAGAGCCTTTCCCAATCTATGAACCAAGCAATTCTGTATCAGaaagtaatatacatatattgtttCAGTATAAACCTGAATCTACAGAAGGTGTATCAACTataaattcaaaggaaaatttgTTTGATTCAACATGTTCTAAccctaaaaatgaacaaagatttCTACCAGAAATGAGTAATCATGATCTTTACAGTGAGAAAGTAATCAATGGACCAACCAGTGTAGATGAAGTGTCCAAAAATTCAAGTGAAAAAGAACCATGCACTGAAAGTTTCTATGAAGGTGCAGCCAAATATATTAGCCATGAACTTGTAAGTGCTGCTTTAGTGGCTGGCTCCAGAGACAACATTACAGTCATGGTAATACTTCTCAAGGGAATTGAGTATCAGTTTCTGACTGACAAAAGATAA